Proteins co-encoded in one Setaria viridis chromosome 9, Setaria_viridis_v4.0, whole genome shotgun sequence genomic window:
- the LOC117838687 gene encoding probable glutathione S-transferase GSTU1 has protein sequence MAGVKSDGSDSGLVLLDVFGSPFAQRVSIALAEKGLAYERAEQDLTAKSDLLRRSNPVHGKVPVLLHDGRPVCESLAILQYLDEAFPGTPPLLPPVSDPYARARARFWGEYADRLHFCGKRLWLSAPGGDGGEAEPGARAEMATVLRALEAELGEGDFFGGAAFGYVDVAAAPFAAWFLTYERHGGPSVAEECPALAAWAARCSRRESVAANVYPPEKVHELVQEYRRWMLGRK, from the coding sequence ATGGCAGGCGTCAAGAGCGACGGCAGCGACAGCGGCCTGGTGCTGCTGGACGTGTTCGGCAGCCCGTTCGCGCAGCGCGTGAGCATCGCGCTGGCGGAGAAGGGCCTGGCCTACGAGCGCGCCGAGCAGGACCTCACCGCCAAGAGcgacctcctccgccgctccaACCCCGTGCACGGTAAGGTCCCCGTGCTCCTCCACGACGGCCGCCCCGTCTGCGAGTCCCTCGCCATCCTCCAGTACCTCGACGAGGCCTTCCCGGggacgccgccgctcctcccgccgGTGTCCGACCCctacgcgcgcgcgcgggcgcggttCTGGGGGGAGTACGCGGACCGGCTCCACTTCTGCGGGAAGCGCCTGTGGCTGTCAGCGCctggtggcgacggcggggagGCGGAGCCCGGGGCGCGGGCAGAGATGGCGACCGTGCTGCGCGCTCTGGAGGCCGAGCTCGGGGAGGGGGACTTCTTCGGTGGGGCGGCGTTCGGGTACGTGgacgtcgcggcggcgccgttCGCGGCGTGGTTCCTCACGTACGAGCGCCACGGCGGGCCCAGCGTGGCGGAGGAGTGCCCGGCGctggcggcgtgggcggcgcggTGCTCGCGCCGGGAGAGCGTCGCCGCCAACGTGTACCCGCCGGAGAAGGTGCACGAGCTCGTCCAGGAGTACAGGCGGTGGATGCTCGGCCGAAAATGA
- the LOC117838685 gene encoding transcription factor PCF6 has translation MEAVGDGGAAGAGDGAPGRSQQQGAKRGRGGGVRGSGSEADAAAAAWGQPPALLPPPQGPGAGSRIYRVRASGGKDRHSKVYTAKGIRDRRVRLSVPTAIQFYDLQDRLGFDQPSKAIEWLINAASDAIDKLPALDPAAFAALPGPADADAAGNKVKQQQQQHSGGSSTSETSKGSELSLSRSDGRGGAARDREVTVASTSAQAASFTELLTGVASAGSISAAEHKHSWQQQQPNVSAAAAADCVGIAHPGKGAHGLSTHAFSAPIKFGNAPPFGMVPAQPFNFTSSVEMPHFSLGQDALAASSASAGDYSLNFSMSSGFLGANRGTLQSNSQSNFSGYHHQQLQRLDGPFLFGHAAAAAHPASENQLTASAALQLWDGFRHSGMKEKSKN, from the coding sequence ATGGAGGCCGTGGGCGACGGGGGAGCAGCGGGGGCGGGGGACGGGGCGCCGGGCCGGTCCCAGCAGCAGGGCGCcaagcgcggccgcggcggcggcgtgagggggAGCGGGAGCGaggcggatgcggcggcggcggcgtggggccagccgccggcgctgctgccgccgccgcagggacCGGGGGCGGGCTCGCGGATCTACCGCGTGCGGGCCAGCGGGGGCAAGGACCGCCACAGCAAGGTGTACACGGCCAAGGGCATCCGCGACCGCCGCGTGCGCCTGTCGGTGCCCACCGCCATCCAGTTCTACGACCTGCAGGACCGCCTCGGCTTCGACCAGCCCAGCAAGGCCATCGAGTGGCTCATCAACGCCGCCTCCGACGCCATCGACAAGCTCCCCGCGCTCGACccggccgccttcgccgccctcCCCGGGCCCGCCGACGCGGATGCTGCCGGCAACAAggtcaagcagcagcagcagcagcactccGGGGGCAGCAGCACATCGGAGACAAGCAAGGGGTCCGAGCTCTCCCTCTCGCGCTCCGACGGCCGCGGGGGCGCCGCGCGGGACAGGGAGGTCACCGTGGCTAGCACCTCGGCGCAGGCCGCGTCCTTCACCGAGCTGCTCACCGGGGTGGCCTCGGCCGGCTCCATTAGCGCCGCCGAGCACAAGCATtcctggcagcagcagcaacccaacgtctccgcggcggccgccgccgactgcGTCGGCATTGCGCACCCGGGGAAAGGTGCGCACGGGCTGTCGACGCACGCCTTCTCGGCCCCCATCAAGTTCGGCAATGCGCCTCCGTTCGGCATGGTCCCGGCGCAGCCCTTCAACTTCACCAGTTCCGTCGAGATGCCTCACTTCTCGCTCGGCCAGGACGCTCTGGCGGCGTCCTCCGCTTCCGCCGGAGACTACAGCCTCAATTTCTCCATGTCCTCGGGTTTCTTGGGTGCCAATAGGGGGACCCTTCAGTCCAATTCCCAGTCTAACTTTTCAGGCTATCACCACCAGCAGCTCCAGAGGCTGGACGGCCCGTTCTTGttcggccacgccgccgccgcggcgcatcCGGCATCTGAGAACCAGCTGACCGCGTCCGCGGCGTTACAGCTGTGGGATGGGTTCCGGCACTCCGGCATGAAGGAGAAGAGCAAGAACTGA